The sequence below is a genomic window from Armatimonadota bacterium.
TTTCTATGAAAGTTCTCCTTTTCCACAAAAGAGTTGGGGCCGCGTATGGAATTTTGTTTGTGGAGGGAGCAGAAGTTATTTCTGTTCGAGAAGGATCGAAATGGCAAAAGACGGAACCGTGTATCTCATGCTAACGCTCGAAGAAGCGACCGATCTGTTTTTCCGATGCCTCCAAAGTCCAGAAGAGGATAATCCGCTTTCCGAGATCGTCCTCAGCAAGCTGGCGCGAGCCCTCGCCGAGGTCAACGAAGACGATCTGCGCATGTCTGCCTAACTCAGCGAACGCATTCGCTTGATGCGCTCCGAATCCACACCGAGCTGTCCTTCCAACTTATCTGCCGCCGCGCGAAAGAATGGCTTTGCCGCTTCCGCGTCGCCTTTTTCCAACAGAATTTCGCCCAACTCTTCGTTGACGAACCCGTCGCCACCCGCGTCTTTCAGCGCTTTCTGTATGGCAAAGGCCTCATCCAGGTCGCCCTTCGCCCGGTACGCGCGGGCCAAGCACCACTTTGCAATGCGGATCGCCCCGGCATTGCCATACTTCTCTCGTTCCGCCAACGCGTCCTGAAACCGCACGATGGCCTCGTCGTAGCGGCCCAGATCGAAAGCCGTCCAACCAAGATTATTGCAAAGGGTTCCCTGCCATCGCTGCGCCCAAGGATGGCTCGATGACCGCGCCTGCTCCAGGGCAACCAGGTTCAATCGCGTCGCCTCGCCCGGTTCCGCGTCGATCGCCAGCATGTGGATAGCGTCGATGCGAAGATCGTCCACCTCGCTTTGAGCCGCCGCTTCGAAAAACGGAACTGCGGCTAAACCCTCGCCGCCTGACCGAAAGCCACGCCCCTTCTCCAGTTCAAAGCAAGCCTTTGGGCGTCCGCCCGCAGTCATCGCGTTCTCCCAATGCTCGTTCAGGATCGCATGGCAGTTGACTCGATCCCGCCGCAGACTGAAGGTCCGCGCGATTTGAGCCCAGATCTCAAGCCGTTCGTTCGGCGTAAAGTCGCGAGTCTGCAGCGCCTCTCGGAACTTCTGCTCACTCTCCACCGGATCGTCGAAGTTCCATATTTCTCGGACGTCGATTCCCATTGCTGCCTAACCGAGTCGAATTTTACCGGGGGTATGCCGACAATTCATATGTGCCTACTCGCGCCCCATCGCTCGACATCTGGGAGTTGTTCGACATCCCGTCAATCGAAGAGGGAGGAGTCGAGGCCTATCTTCGTACCATCCTGGTTCGCTGCGCCGATTGGTTCGAGTCCTACGCCGCGTCGGTCTTCGTCGCCGGCATCGATGGCGTCATCCGCTGTCAGGCATCGCTTGGCGTCTCGATTTCACCAAACGCAACCATCATCGAAGGCGAAGGCATCGCGGGAAGCGCCTTGCACCACGGCACGGCCATCATTGTCGAAGACCCAAGCGATAACCCGATCTTAGTCAACCAGGTCACCCGTAAGCGCCGCGAAATCGGTTCCGCCATGGTCATCCCGCTCATCTCCAATGGGCGCAAGCTCGGCGTTCTCAACCTGGCTCGCCACGCTGATGACCAGCCTTTTAACAAGCAGGACCTCGCCAAAGCCAACACGCTGGCCGCCAACATCTCCCTCGCCGTCGCCAACTGGCGCATGATCGGCGAAATCAAGTCGGCTCACGACCAAATCACCACCGTTTTCAACCTCCTCAACGTTGCCATCCTCACGATCAAGGGACGCGAGATCGAACAGCGCAACCAGGAGGCCGACCGTCTTTTCGGACTTGGTTCGTATGAAGACATTCTCATGAACCTGCCTCGTGCTTTCTCGGAAGCCGTAAACAAAGCTGTCGCCGACGCCGAGCGCGGCGAGAGCCGCAAGTGCCAAGCCCAGAACGGGGCCGCAACCTGGATGATCGGCGCATCGCCAATTCCTGGAGGTGGAGTCCTGCTCTTCGCCGAAGACATCACCGCTACTGTCCAAGCGACACAAGAGCTGTCGCGGGTTCGACGCCTGGCCGAAATCGGCCAGATGACCGCCGCCATCGCTCACGAAATCCGGAACCCGCTAACCGGCATCCGTAGCGCCGCGCAGTTGGTCACGTCGGTACCCGACATGAGCGAGGAACTCGCCAAGATGATCGAGGATGAGGCCATCAAGCTCAACGAGCTTTGCAACCAGTTCCTCGAATTCGCCCGGCCGGCCGAACCTGTGCTCGTGCCCGGCGACCTCGCCTCAATCGCCCACCGCCTCGCCGCCGTCCACCAGCACGAATTTGAAGAGGCTGGAGTCACTCTCATAATCGAAGGACAGCCACAAGCCTACATATCGATGGACAAGAACCAGATCGAGCAGGTGATGCGAAACCTCGTCATCAATGGCCTGCATGCCACCTCTCACGGCGGTACGGTTACCATCGGGATCGACGGCAACGGATTCTCGGTTGCCGACACCGGCTCCGGCATGAGCGAAGAGACCGTCAAAAACCTCTTCATGCCATTCTTCACCACCAAACCCAAGGGCACCGGCCTTGGCCTCAGCAACTGCCGCAAAATCGTCGAAGCCCACGGCGGCGTCATCGAAGTCGAATCGAAGCCCGGCAAAGGCTCTAGGTTTGCCGTTCGATTTGCCGATCATCTAAAGGTAGCGGCATGAGCAAGAACTCGAAATTACTGATTGTCGACGACGAACTGAACATTCGTCGAATCCTGCAGATGGCTTTTGAGAAGATGGGGCACCAGGTCCTCGTCGCCGAGGACGCCCGAGTCGCCCTCCAACTGCTGGAATCCAACAATTTCGATCTCGTCATCACCGACGTGACCATGCCCGGCATGACCGGCTACGAGCTGCAGAACATCATTCAT
It includes:
- a CDS encoding tetratricopeptide repeat protein, which gives rise to MGIDVREIWNFDDPVESEQKFREALQTRDFTPNERLEIWAQIARTFSLRRDRVNCHAILNEHWENAMTAGGRPKACFELEKGRGFRSGGEGLAAVPFFEAAAQSEVDDLRIDAIHMLAIDAEPGEATRLNLVALEQARSSSHPWAQRWQGTLCNNLGWTAFDLGRYDEAIVRFQDALAEREKYGNAGAIRIAKWCLARAYRAKGDLDEAFAIQKALKDAGGDGFVNEELGEILLEKGDAEAAKPFFRAAADKLEGQLGVDSERIKRMRSLS
- a CDS encoding GAF domain-containing protein — translated: MPTRAPSLDIWELFDIPSIEEGGVEAYLRTILVRCADWFESYAASVFVAGIDGVIRCQASLGVSISPNATIIEGEGIAGSALHHGTAIIVEDPSDNPILVNQVTRKRREIGSAMVIPLISNGRKLGVLNLARHADDQPFNKQDLAKANTLAANISLAVANWRMIGEIKSAHDQITTVFNLLNVAILTIKGREIEQRNQEADRLFGLGSYEDILMNLPRAFSEAVNKAVADAERGESRKCQAQNGAATWMIGASPIPGGGVLLFAEDITATVQATQELSRVRRLAEIGQMTAAIAHEIRNPLTGIRSAAQLVTSVPDMSEELAKMIEDEAIKLNELCNQFLEFARPAEPVLVPGDLASIAHRLAAVHQHEFEEAGVTLIIEGQPQAYISMDKNQIEQVMRNLVINGLHATSHGGTVTIGIDGNGFSVADTGSGMSEETVKNLFMPFFTTKPKGTGLGLSNCRKIVEAHGGVIEVESKPGKGSRFAVRFADHLKVAA